In the Nicotiana tabacum cultivar K326 chromosome 16, ASM71507v2, whole genome shotgun sequence genome, one interval contains:
- the LOC107760370 gene encoding pyruvate kinase, cytosolic isozyme, translating to MANIDIAGIMKDLPNDGRIPKTKIVCTLGPASRSVPMLEKLLHAGMNVARFNFSHGTHEYHQETLNNLKIAMQNTQILCAVMLDTKGPEIRTGFLKDGKPIQLKEGQEITVSTDYDLKGDDQTITMSYKKLVVDLKPGNTILCADGTITLTVLSCDPAGGTVRCRCENTATLGERKNVNLPGVVVDLPTLTEKDKEDILEWGVPNNIDMIALSFVRKGSDLVNVRKVLGPHAKRIQLMSKVENQEGVVNFDEILRETDSFMVARGDLGMEIPVEKIFLAQKMMIYKCNLAGKPVVTATQMLESMIKSPRPTRAEATDVANAVLDGTDCVMLSGESAAGAYPELAVKIMSKICIEAESSLDYGAIFKEMIRCTPLPMSPLESLASSAVRTANKAHAKLIVVLTRGGTTAKLVAKYRPAVPILSVVVPVLTTDSFDWSISDETPARHSLVYRGLIPILAEGSAKATDSESTEVILEASLKSAVAKGLCKPGDAVVALHRIGAASVIKICLVK from the exons ATGGCGAACATAGACATAGCTGGAATCATGAAGGATCTCCCAAATGATGGTCGTATCCCGAAGACCAAAATTGTTTGTACTTTAGGGCCAGCTTCTCGATCAGTGCCAATGCTGGAGAAGCTCCTTCATGCTGGAATGAATGTTGCCAGGTTTAACTTTTCCCATGGGACCCACGAGTACCATCAGGAAACCTTAAACAATCTTAAGATTGCTATGCAGAATACTCAGATCCTCTGTGCTGTCATGCTTGATACCAAG GGACCTGAGATTCGCACTGGTTTCTTAAAGGATGGAAAACCAATTCAGCTGAAAGAAGGCCAAGAAATCACTGTGTCTACAGACTATGACCTAAAAGGAGATGATCAAACAATCACGATGAGCTATAAGAAGTTGGTAGTGGACTTGAAGCCGGGCAATACCATCTTGTGTGCAGATGGTACCATAACCCTTACTGTTCTGTCATGTGATCCAGCGGGTGGAACAGTGAGATGTCGCTGCGAGAATACTGCCACCTTAGGAGAGAGGAAGAATGTAAATCTTCCGGGTGTGGTTGTGGACCTCCCAACACTTACAGAGAAGGATAAGGAAGATATACTAGAGTGGGGTGTTCCTAACAACATTGATATGATTGCTCTTTCATTTGTGCGCAAGGGTTCAGATCTTGTCAATGTTCGCAAGGTTCTTGGTCCACATGCCAAGCGCATTCAATTAATGTCAAAG GTTGAGAATCAAGAGGGGGTAGTTAACTTTGACGAAATCCTACGTGAGACAGATTCTTTTATGGTTGCTCGAGGTGATCTTGGAATGGAAATTCCAGTTGAGAAGATTTTTTTGGCCCAGAAAATGATGATATACAAGTGTAATCTTGCTGGTAAGCCTGTGGTAACTGCCACTCAGATGCTTGAATCAATGATCAAATCTCCACGACCTACCCGTGCTGAGGCAACCGATGTGGCTAATGCTGTCTTGGATGGTACTGACTGCGTTATGCTTAGTGGGGAGAGTGCAGCTGGGGCTTATCCTGAGCTGGCGGTAAAAATCATGTCAAAAATCTGTATCGAGGCAGAGTCTTCACTTGACTATGGGGCTATCTTCAAGGAAATGATCAGGTGTACTCCTCTTCCAATGAGTCCACTAGAGAGTCTAGCGTCATCCGCTGTCCGCACAGCCAACAAGGCTCATGCAAAACTCATTGTTGTCTTGACACGTGGCGGGACTACGGCAAAGCTGGTTGCCAAGTATAGGCCTGCTGTTCCTATTCTATCTGTCGTTGTGCCTGTCTTGACCACAGATTCTTTTGATTGGTCCATCAGCGATGAGACCCCGGCTAGGCATAGTTTGGTATACAGGGGCTTGATACCGATTCTTGCCGAAGGTTCTGCAAAGGCCACTGACTCCGAATCAACTGAGGTGATTCTGGAAGCTTCCCTGAAATCAGCCGTAGCGAAAGGGCTGTGCAAACCTGGTGATGCTGTTGTGGCACTTCATCGTATTGGTGCTGCATCCGTTATCAAGATTTGCCTCGTCAAGTAA